The DNA region ACGAAGACTGCCTCATCGGCCAGTGGAACCTGCAGTCCATCCAGAGCAGGGACGGAAGCCAAATTTACACGGACTTCGGTGTTACCCCGAGCACGCTCGAATTCAGAGACGACGGGACGTTCTATTTCGTGTTCACGACCAACACCGGCATTTCCGAAATGGCCGGCAACGGCTGCGGCGGCTCAGACAATTACGGAACCTGGGAAATCGCAGGCAAAGTGCTCAAGTTGAAGATTGGCCGTACCGACTGTCTGGAAACTGGCCGCAGCTACACGCTGACGCCGACCATCAGCGAA from Fibrobacter sp. includes:
- a CDS encoding lipocalin family protein is translated as MKKIIMTAIAAASVCLLSACGGEESKPSRADMCAQGLNEDCLIGQWNLQSIQSRDGSQIYTDFGVTPSTLEFRDDGTFYFVFTTNTGISEMAGNGCGGSDNYGTWEIAGKVLKLKIGRTDCLETGRSYTLTPTISERNLNLNTVVFHENDMTDQLTKSNSTEYFVRVGE